Proteins from a genomic interval of Trichoderma breve strain T069 chromosome 2, whole genome shotgun sequence:
- a CDS encoding major facilitator superfamily domain-containing protein yields the protein MSIQMSQTYKSPGSSDGGEFFLSSPDTDNNQVAGTDPAPSPRQIHGLSWAMVVIAILSSIFLYALDNTVVADVTPAAVNDLGDIAELPWLSVGFLLGGTAVVLPFGRLYGLFNAKWLYILSSVLFNIGSALCGAAPTMKALIVGRVLAGMGGNGMYLGVMTLLSVNTSDKERPGYLSFVGLIWGIGTVLGPVVGGAFAESKATWRWAFYMNLCVAALFAPVYIWLIPSFKPRPGVKVVSLLCAFDFFGTILSVAAIMSLFMAINFGGALYAWGSGQTIALFITVTDRIFPCQFLGNFNAVLLYICASAINTSAFVPIYYIPLYFQFTRGDDAIKSAVRLLPMIVTLSALILCNGHLMSKFSYFQPWYTAGSVLTVIGGALLYRVTPQTSSASVYGFEVLVGAGTGCFVQAGYAVIQAVVSPTDLAYAISFMMLAQLGGIALGLSIAGSIFINKSLAGLSSVLPDIPRSQLQFAIAGTSGDFIRSLPDALRDQAIASIVVALRSVFVPVFVGGAVCLVVSVFFTQRKLFKDVQAIAA from the exons TGGGCCATGGTCGTGATCGCAATCCTTTCCAGCATCTTTCTATATGCTTTGGACAAtactgttgttgctgatgtAACACCT GCTGCAGTAAATGATCTTGGAGACATTGCAGAGCTGCCGTGGCTTTCAGTTGG ATTTCTCCTCGGTGGTACAGCTGTGGTCTTACCTTTTGGCAGATTATATGGGCTTTTTAATGCGAAATGGCTTTACATTTTGTCTTCTGTACTCTTCAACATTGGCTCAGCCCTCTGTGGCGCAGCTCCCACTATGAAAGCCCTCATCGTTGGCCGTGTTCTGGCTGGGATGGGCGGCAACGGCATGTATTTAGGAGTTATGACCCTCCTATCCGTCAACACGTCTGATAAAGAAAGGCCAGGCTATCTAAGCTTCGT GGGCTTAATCTGGGGCATAGGCACTGTCCTTGGACCAGTGGTTGGCGGCGCTTTTGCAGAATCGAAGGCCACATGGCGATGGGCCTTTTATATGAACCTGTGTGTAGCAGCACTTTTCGCGCCTGTTTATATTTGGCTGATTCCTTCATTCAAACCACGACCTGGGGTCAAAGTTGTTAGTCTGCTTTGTGCATTCGACTTCTTTGGTACCATCCTAAGTGTCGCTGCCATCATGTCCCTTTTCATGGCCATCAACTTTGGCGGTGCGCTGTATGCATGGGGAAGTGGCCAAACAATTGCCCTATTCATCAC TGTGACTGATAGAATATTTCCCTGCCAATTTCTAGGCAATTTCAATGCCGTACTCTTGTATATCTGTGCGTCGGCAATCAACACCTCCGCGTTCGTCCCCATTTATTATATCCCTCTATACTTTCAATTTACTCGTGGTGACGACGCGATCAAATCGGCAGTCCGCTTACTGCCGATGATTGTCACTTTAAGCGCTCTTATACTCTGCAATGGGCACCTAATGTCAAAGTTCAGCTACTTTCAGCCATGGTATACGGCTGGAAGTGTGTTAACAGTCATCGGCGGAGCTCTACTCT ATCGAGTTACACCACAAACATCCTCTGCTAGTGTTTATGGCTTTGAGGTATTGGTTGGTGCCGGGACAGGGTGTTTTGTTCAAGCTGGATATGCTGTGATACAGGCTGTGGTATCTCCAACCGACCTAGCATATGCCATCAGTTTCATGATGCTCG CCCAGCTTGGCGGAATTGCACTCGGTCTGTCCATTGCGggatccatcttcatcaataAGTCGCTAGCAGGTCTTTCATCGGTCCTACCCGACATACCTCGGTCACAGCTTCAGTTTGCAATTGCGGGCACAAGTGGTGACTTTATCAGATCTCTTCCGGATGCACTCCGTGACCAAGCAATTGCGTCTATCGTGGTGGCCCTTCGGAGTGTATTCGTGCCTGTCTTTGTGGGAGGCGCAGTCTGTTTAGTCGTTTCGGTTTTCTTCACG CAACGAAAACTCTTCAAGGACGTCCAAGCAATCGCCGCATGA